CTCCAAAGACGAGGCCATTTTGGTAAGTGAGCCAAAAATGGTAGGAGAGGCAGGCAATGCAAGTGGAAAGGCAAAACAAAATCGACTCATGCTTCATCCATTTTGTACTAAAATCTTTTGTTTCACCCTTTCAGCCATACTTCCCCCACTGTCTCCTCCTCTGCTCCTTCCTTCCcctattctctctctctttatctctctctctctaaccccTTTTGGATCTTCTGGGTTCTTCATAAATATCCACATACATTCCACTGAGCAAAGAGGCTTCTCCAATGGCTCTCTCTTCTTCTGTTTTTGTTTGTGGTCTTGGGTTCTTGTTCACCCTCATTTCCAGTTTCGCCGTTTCGCAGTCCCAACTCGCTCTCAACTCGGAGGAGCAAGACTCGGTCTACCAGGTCCTGGACTCCATCAACTCCGACTTTCCTTGGCGCTCTATCTTCCCCGATGATCTCTGTTCCTCCGCCCCGCACGGCGTCGTCTGCGACTACTTCTCCGGCGAAGGCGATAACGAAACTGAAACGCCGCACATTACCGAGCTCAATTTTGGCTACGTTTCGGACTACTCCCCCAACCCACCTTGCTCGCCCTACTCCACCCTCAACCCACGCATCTTCTCCTCCTTCAAGTACCTTCGCAAGCTCTTCTTCTACAAATGCTTCACCCAGACCAACGTTTCGGTCCCCGAAATTCCGGACAGTTTCGGCTCTTCGTTAGAAGAACTCGTGTTCGTCGAGAACCCATCTCTGGTCGGCTCTCTCAGTGGCATGATCCGAAATTTCACCGGTCTGAGGAGGCTGGTTCTGACGGGAACGGGGGTTTATGGCAAAATCCCAGATGAGGTTGCCAACCTGACCAGCCTCGAAGAGCTCACACTTTCCCAAAACAAATTCAGCGGCGAACTCACCCTCAACCTAGCGAACTTGAAGGAGCTGAAGATTCTCGATCTCAGTCACAACCATTTTCAAGGCAACGTCTCTGATACAATAGGGCGGCTGTCGCAGCTTCTGAAGCTGGACTTAAGTTGGAATCGATTCAC
Above is a genomic segment from Vitis riparia cultivar Riparia Gloire de Montpellier isolate 1030 chromosome 7, EGFV_Vit.rip_1.0, whole genome shotgun sequence containing:
- the LOC117917904 gene encoding piriformospora indica-insensitive protein 2-like — protein: MALSSSVFVCGLGFLFTLISSFAVSQSQLALNSEEQDSVYQVLDSINSDFPWRSIFPDDLCSSAPHGVVCDYFSGEGDNETETPHITELNFGYVSDYSPNPPCSPYSTLNPRIFSSFKYLRKLFFYKCFTQTNVSVPEIPDSFGSSLEELVFVENPSLVGSLSGMIRNFTGLRRLVLTGTGVYGKIPDEVANLTSLEELTLSQNKFSGELTLNLANLKELKILDLSHNHFQGNVSDTIGRLSQLLKLDLSWNRFTGKIPENIKHLQRLAFLDLSYNEFSSPGLPLFLGQMPMLREVYLSGNKLGGQIPEIWEKLGGILGIGLSRMGLIGKIPASMGIFLRNVSYLGLDNNKLEGTVPEEFGFLEKVNELNLENNGLSGRLPFSSKFASRIGGKLRLKGNIGLCVDEGLSTLTFKGSRGSLGTLKICSKPDLPSPVLVHGGSSTIHLYCFYQLMLLGVLGFLFVLA